The following are encoded in a window of Gemmatimonadota bacterium genomic DNA:
- a CDS encoding RNB domain-containing ribonuclease gives MQKPKPEITISNRYLYFYASLVKRIYGLIIRNEHKNQPNERYTGRLDEDGIPISQDASHTKGRLPGIPVQDEIILFRFRKRLLIGTCQAVLPRKISEITVLSEDGRRLRFRHTNLVYLTGTSSCDVPLKTYATAVRALSREIDLEAVWEIAVESATPLPLSEIADLFYNTEIDATQWIALYLHLHHASPYFQPQSSNSYSPYTAGQVHVLHQRDKLRKDRDEEREEFIHAMANPDESIAEHTLTPRQQTYLEQIRQYALWGSESQHATHAQALISEICKIKKNRQKSAVELLIKKKVWKRDQNLDLLRAEVPTAFSDLAIRQAETLAPTCGTRKKQPVFVIHPPDHPNIALSYRRRLFGGAEFGVHIPDIGALIPKNSHIDRDAAERMAHIPFPDQPVPMLPTRFSHDLGQFQSDKAHPALSIFWRVNRNNRIKDFCIAQTAAINKADLSPENIDHALNDPAHPQHRAIRFFSQLSARLLKKRQTDIHDLEEQSPPNHARHIADELSLLAGIAVGRWCENKGIPAIYETRDPIENTESIVQISHPIVRHHELHRQTPNTGLSTTPETHHGYGISHYCPITQPTARYTDLVMQRQINHYLKTEQSLYTVDDLNTLRYRMWETLALIDDLVHRRTRDLILQKWENQIGREFRAVVLHLKMRGVLVELLGHPFKTVIYPGYPVEVGDEIDLRLTGIDRWKGWAHFTEKTYQQSAVGF, from the coding sequence ATGCAAAAACCCAAACCCGAAATCACAATTTCCAATCGCTATCTCTACTTCTACGCCAGTCTGGTCAAACGCATCTACGGTCTGATCATCCGAAATGAACACAAAAACCAACCCAACGAGCGCTACACGGGCCGTCTGGATGAAGATGGAATACCGATTTCCCAGGATGCGTCCCATACAAAAGGTAGGTTACCCGGCATACCTGTCCAGGATGAAATTATCCTGTTTCGCTTTCGAAAACGCCTGCTCATAGGAACATGCCAGGCTGTTTTGCCCCGCAAAATTTCCGAAATCACAGTTTTATCAGAAGATGGTCGGCGCCTCCGCTTTCGCCACACCAACCTCGTTTATCTCACCGGCACCTCATCGTGCGATGTACCACTCAAAACTTATGCAACGGCCGTCCGCGCTTTGAGCCGGGAAATAGACCTTGAAGCCGTCTGGGAAATCGCCGTTGAATCTGCAACCCCGCTTCCGCTTTCAGAAATCGCCGACCTCTTCTACAACACAGAAATCGATGCGACACAATGGATTGCCCTCTATCTTCACCTGCACCATGCCTCTCCTTATTTTCAGCCTCAATCTTCCAACTCGTATTCGCCCTATACGGCTGGTCAAGTACATGTCCTCCACCAACGCGACAAACTTAGAAAAGATCGGGATGAAGAACGCGAAGAATTTATCCACGCCATGGCGAATCCCGACGAATCCATTGCAGAACACACGCTGACTCCACGCCAGCAAACCTATCTGGAACAGATTCGACAATACGCATTGTGGGGCAGCGAATCCCAACACGCAACTCACGCTCAGGCATTGATCTCCGAAATTTGCAAAATCAAAAAAAACCGCCAAAAATCCGCAGTCGAATTACTCATCAAAAAAAAGGTCTGGAAACGCGATCAAAACCTCGACTTGCTCCGCGCCGAAGTTCCAACTGCATTTTCAGACCTCGCCATCCGCCAGGCAGAAACACTCGCGCCCACTTGTGGCACCCGAAAAAAACAACCCGTCTTTGTAATACACCCGCCCGATCACCCAAACATTGCCCTCTCATACCGCCGCAGGCTCTTTGGAGGCGCAGAGTTTGGCGTACACATTCCAGATATCGGCGCACTCATCCCCAAAAATTCGCACATCGACCGCGACGCTGCCGAGCGCATGGCGCACATACCCTTTCCCGATCAACCCGTTCCCATGCTACCCACGCGCTTTTCACACGACCTGGGCCAATTTCAGAGCGACAAAGCGCATCCAGCACTCAGCATCTTCTGGCGCGTGAATCGCAATAACCGCATCAAAGATTTTTGCATCGCGCAAACGGCCGCAATCAACAAAGCGGACCTTTCACCTGAAAACATCGACCATGCACTGAACGACCCTGCTCACCCGCAGCATCGCGCCATACGGTTCTTCTCGCAATTATCCGCACGCCTCCTCAAAAAAAGGCAAACAGACATTCACGACCTCGAAGAACAATCACCTCCCAACCACGCGCGTCACATTGCCGATGAATTATCTCTGCTCGCTGGCATAGCCGTTGGTCGGTGGTGCGAAAATAAAGGGATCCCCGCAATTTACGAAACACGCGATCCCATTGAAAATACCGAGTCCATCGTACAAATCTCTCACCCTATCGTGCGCCACCACGAACTTCACCGCCAGACCCCGAACACCGGCCTCAGTACAACACCAGAAACACATCACGGCTATGGCATATCGCATTATTGTCCCATCACCCAACCCACCGCCCGATACACAGACCTGGTGATGCAACGCCAGATCAATCACTATCTTAAAACCGAGCAATCCCTCTACACGGTTGACGACCTCAACACCCTGCGCTACCGCATGTGGGAAACGCTGGCCCTCATCGACGACCTGGTTCACCGCCGTACCCGCGATTTGATATTACAAAAGTGGGAAAATCAAATTGGCCGGGAATTTCGCGCCGTAGTTCTCCACCTCAAAATGCGCGGCGTCCTCGTCGAACTCCTCGGCCACCCCTTCAAAACAGTCATCTATCCGGGTTATCCCGTAGAAGTCGGCGACGAAATTGACCTGCGCCTGACGGGTATTGATCGCTGGAAAGGCTGGGCACACTTCACGGAAAAAACCTACCAGCAATCAGCAGTAGGCTTTTAG
- a CDS encoding UbiX family flavin prenyltransferase has protein sequence MKRITVAITGASGAIYALRTLRALLMREVAVDVVISEFGWMLLRDEAGFEGKQQNFGGFIRELYGVSVDNMALHPLKNLAATLASGSAQSDGMVVVPCSMKTLASIAHGLSRNLIERAADVALKERRTLIVVPRETPMNLIQLRNMVAVAEAGAVVVPAMPAFYQKPETFDDLADFVVGRILSLLGIEHDLYPAWEGG, from the coding sequence ATGAAACGAATTACGGTTGCAATTACCGGGGCAAGTGGGGCCATATATGCGCTGCGCACATTGCGCGCATTGCTGATGCGCGAGGTTGCGGTAGATGTGGTGATATCCGAATTTGGCTGGATGCTGCTGCGAGACGAGGCGGGGTTTGAGGGAAAACAGCAAAATTTTGGCGGGTTCATTCGGGAACTTTACGGTGTTTCGGTGGATAATATGGCACTGCATCCACTTAAGAATCTCGCTGCAACGCTGGCAAGTGGTTCGGCGCAATCAGATGGCATGGTAGTGGTGCCGTGTTCGATGAAAACACTGGCGAGTATAGCACATGGGTTATCGCGTAATTTGATTGAGCGCGCCGCTGATGTCGCGTTGAAAGAGCGCCGGACGCTCATCGTTGTGCCGCGGGAGACGCCGATGAATTTGATTCAATTGCGCAATATGGTGGCGGTGGCCGAAGCGGGTGCTGTTGTGGTGCCGGCGATGCCAGCATTTTATCAAAAACCGGAGACGTTTGATGATTTGGCGGATTTCGTGGTTGGCCGAATTTTGAGTTTATTGGGCATTGAGCACGATTTGTATCCGGCATGGGAAGGGGGCTAA
- a CDS encoding SDR family oxidoreductase: MLDKFDLSGKTALVTGCRRGIGRAFAQGLAEAGADIVGVSASLASGSEVERDVAALGRSFLPYACDFSDRDALRAFIAQVKADVAQVDILVNNAGTILREPAVDHPDEYWDEVIEVNLNAQFVLAREFGKEMVARGGGKIVFTASLLSFQGGITVPGYAAAKGGIATLTMALSNEWASKGVNVNAIAPGYIATDNTEALRNDSVRSEQILTRIPQGRWGQPDDLKGACVFLCSDAANYVNGAILTVDGGWMGR; encoded by the coding sequence ATTTTGGATAAGTTTGATTTGAGCGGTAAGACTGCACTGGTGACGGGGTGTCGGCGCGGTATTGGCCGCGCTTTTGCCCAGGGGCTGGCAGAGGCAGGTGCCGATATTGTGGGGGTGAGTGCATCGCTGGCGTCGGGTAGTGAAGTAGAAAGGGATGTCGCGGCATTGGGCCGTAGTTTTCTCCCTTATGCGTGTGATTTTTCCGATCGAGATGCTTTGCGGGCTTTTATAGCACAGGTGAAAGCAGATGTCGCTCAGGTCGATATATTGGTGAATAACGCGGGTACGATTTTGCGGGAACCCGCGGTGGATCATCCCGATGAATACTGGGACGAGGTCATTGAGGTAAATTTGAATGCCCAATTTGTTCTCGCACGCGAGTTTGGCAAAGAGATGGTCGCGCGCGGAGGTGGCAAAATTGTTTTTACAGCGTCGTTGCTGAGTTTTCAGGGGGGTATTACAGTTCCGGGTTACGCCGCTGCCAAAGGGGGTATTGCGACTTTGACGATGGCACTGTCAAATGAGTGGGCGAGCAAGGGGGTGAATGTCAATGCTATTGCGCCGGGGTATATTGCAACGGATAATACCGAAGCCCTGCGCAATGATTCTGTCCGTTCCGAGCAAATTTTGACGCGGATTCCCCAGGGAAGATGGGGACAGCCGGATGATTTGAAAGGCGCGTGTGTGTTTTTGTGTTCGGATGCGGCCAATTATGTCAATGGTGCGATTTTGACGGTGGATGGTGGATGGATGGGGCGGTGA
- a CDS encoding 4-hydroxybenzoate octaprenyltransferase: MIEGIVTYGRMIKFGHSIFALPFALSGAALAAAGYGISSEQVFWIVVAMVGARSAAMGFNRLVDRKMDAANPRTANRELPRGVISAGAVKVFVCVFSALLVFAAYKLNPLCLMLSPVALGIVFFYSYTKRFTWTTQLFLGLALALAPVGAWIAVTGQLDAKILLLGGAVLMWVAGFDVIYACQDAEFDQRFGVYSIPQKFGIGPALWIARIFHVIAFGLMVCVGQVFELGMFYVVGVACVGGLLIYEHYLVRHRDLSKAGMASLTMNGVVSVVYFAGTLVDLLL, translated from the coding sequence ATGATTGAGGGTATTGTTACTTATGGTCGGATGATTAAATTCGGCCACAGTATTTTTGCCTTGCCATTCGCGCTTTCGGGCGCGGCATTGGCGGCGGCTGGATACGGGATTTCGTCCGAACAGGTGTTCTGGATTGTGGTGGCGATGGTGGGTGCGAGAAGTGCTGCCATGGGTTTTAATCGGCTCGTGGATCGGAAGATGGATGCGGCCAATCCGCGCACGGCCAATCGCGAGTTGCCGCGGGGGGTTATTTCTGCGGGTGCTGTGAAGGTGTTTGTGTGCGTTTTTTCTGCGTTGCTCGTTTTTGCGGCTTATAAGTTAAATCCACTGTGTTTGATGCTGTCACCCGTGGCATTGGGCATTGTGTTTTTTTATTCTTATACAAAGCGTTTTACGTGGACGACGCAGCTTTTTCTCGGTTTGGCGTTGGCTCTTGCGCCAGTGGGAGCGTGGATTGCGGTGACGGGACAATTGGATGCAAAGATTTTACTGCTCGGTGGTGCGGTGTTGATGTGGGTCGCGGGGTTTGACGTGATTTATGCCTGTCAGGATGCCGAGTTTGATCAACGGTTTGGTGTGTATTCGATTCCGCAGAAATTTGGGATTGGTCCCGCGTTGTGGATTGCGCGAATATTTCATGTGATTGCTTTTGGTTTGATGGTGTGCGTGGGGCAGGTGTTTGAACTGGGGATGTTTTATGTGGTTGGCGTGGCGTGCGTGGGCGGTTTGCTGATTTACGAGCATTATCTGGTGAGACACCGGGATTTGTCAAAAGCGGGCATGGCGTCTTTGACGATGAATGGTGTGGTTAGTGTGGTGTATTTTGCGGGAACGCTGGTCGATTTGTTGTTGTAA
- a CDS encoding bifunctional (p)ppGpp synthetase/guanosine-3',5'-bis(diphosphate) 3'-pyrophosphohydrolase, translating to MNTKHLISIREPLRKLLVQIPQRNHPLVGHAYHFANASHEGQDRDAGQPYITHPIGVALILASELGFASDAEMMAAALLHDAVEDSALTLNDIEPTFGKNIATLVSGVTKVEGSKAGRTARRIATLQHLFTHARRDPRVLILKLADRMYNMRSLDGISEIDRRQRIARETIDIYAPLSHLLGMARIRRELEDRSLCCLEPRIANQIQTTFRTEQTGHLAKFQDIIRNLLNANGVRTSVRVQQKSLGSIYRKMQHRPLNQIQDRYAVEVIVSRRRLCYLALGILHEHFLPVMERFKDFIALPKRNGYQALHTCVHHRDQRYELHIQTPAMHRLGEFGIAALRGDAQHEERRTRWLHDFVDWYDRADASHHLMTELKRILFTREIVALTPRGDPFILPEDATVVDFAFAVHTDLGLQCKGGRINGARAYPFSKLAWGDTVEIDTDPNQHPKKSWISRVKTYRARRHIQHYLNSQT from the coding sequence GTGAATACCAAACACCTGATTTCCATACGCGAGCCTCTGCGGAAATTGCTGGTACAAATTCCCCAGCGCAATCATCCGCTCGTCGGGCATGCCTACCACTTTGCCAATGCCAGCCACGAAGGCCAGGACCGCGATGCCGGGCAACCGTATATCACCCATCCCATTGGCGTGGCACTCATCCTGGCTTCTGAATTGGGCTTTGCGAGCGACGCGGAAATGATGGCAGCGGCACTATTGCACGACGCCGTTGAAGACTCTGCCCTGACCCTTAACGACATTGAACCCACCTTTGGCAAAAACATTGCCACCCTCGTCAGCGGCGTTACAAAAGTAGAAGGATCAAAAGCCGGTCGCACGGCGCGGCGCATTGCCACCTTGCAACATCTGTTCACCCATGCCAGAAGAGACCCGCGCGTACTCATTCTCAAATTAGCTGACCGCATGTACAACATGCGTAGCCTCGACGGTATTTCAGAAATCGACAGGCGACAACGCATTGCGCGAGAAACCATTGATATATATGCGCCCCTATCGCACCTATTGGGCATGGCCCGCATTCGTCGCGAACTCGAAGACCGCAGTCTTTGCTGCCTTGAACCGCGAATCGCGAATCAGATACAGACTACATTTAGAACAGAACAGACCGGGCACCTCGCAAAATTCCAGGACATAATTCGCAACTTGCTCAACGCCAACGGCGTGCGGACAAGTGTGCGCGTACAACAGAAAAGTTTGGGTAGCATCTACCGCAAAATGCAACATCGTCCCCTCAATCAAATTCAGGATCGCTACGCAGTCGAAGTCATTGTCTCGCGTCGTCGTCTGTGTTATTTGGCTTTGGGCATTTTGCACGAGCACTTCCTGCCCGTTATGGAGCGTTTCAAAGACTTTATAGCCCTGCCCAAACGCAATGGTTATCAAGCCCTGCATACCTGTGTCCACCACAGGGATCAACGCTACGAACTCCACATTCAAACCCCTGCAATGCATCGTCTGGGCGAATTTGGAATAGCCGCATTGCGCGGAGACGCGCAGCATGAAGAACGGCGCACGCGCTGGTTGCACGATTTTGTCGATTGGTACGACCGCGCCGATGCCTCCCATCACCTGATGACGGAACTCAAACGCATTCTCTTTACCCGAGAAATTGTCGCCCTCACACCCAGAGGTGATCCCTTTATATTGCCCGAAGATGCAACCGTCGTCGATTTTGCCTTTGCCGTGCATACCGACCTCGGCTTACAATGCAAAGGAGGCCGTATCAACGGCGCGCGGGCTTATCCGTTCTCCAAACTCGCCTGGGGCGACACCGTTGAAATTGACACCGATCCAAACCAACATCCCAAAAAGAGCTGGATCAGTCGCGTAAAAACCTACCGCGCCCGCCGTCACATCCAGCACTATCTCAATAGTCAAACATAA
- a CDS encoding DUF1800 domain-containing protein, translated as MSNREHFPVAPKLAYASTGLEPYIPSAEQPWDEHRAAHLLRRTLIGPTPKEIAEAVQSTPEAIVDRLLEMPFLPPNPPAQWVYQDPFQKPNQDQRKIERARVDETRVWWMELIVNQEFSIQERMVLFWHDHFATQAKDVRRPQWMYLQNFLFRKHAVGNFKTIVEGVTRDPAMIYYLDSNSNRVGRPNENYARELMELFTMGEGSTYTEQDIGEAARALTGWIVVGRQPTFRENRFDKGQKTFLGQTGNFNEQDIIDIIFQQEITAEFICGKLYREFVYEHPDKNVVSELAQIMRDNNYEIKPVLKTLLLSQHFFDPAIIGSKIKSPVELVAGTARSLGFKAGKGRSISSEYLVYLAQVLGQKLLDPPNVAGWPGYRLWISTSTLPERHKMTDEMVDAKPRNPNRYTIINPDTVGFVKAFPEPYDAEKLVRDMGECLTAFPVDEYRHGMFLETLLEGADVYDWNPDAIAAPRRIKNILKLIFELPDYQLN; from the coding sequence GTGTCCAATCGCGAACATTTTCCCGTTGCGCCCAAACTTGCGTATGCATCCACGGGACTCGAACCGTATATCCCCTCGGCAGAACAGCCCTGGGATGAGCACCGGGCGGCACACCTCTTGCGGCGCACCCTAATTGGCCCAACGCCAAAAGAAATTGCAGAAGCCGTGCAAAGCACGCCAGAAGCCATTGTAGATCGCCTTCTGGAAATGCCTTTTTTGCCACCAAATCCACCCGCTCAGTGGGTTTATCAGGATCCATTTCAAAAACCCAACCAAGATCAGCGCAAAATCGAGCGCGCGCGCGTTGACGAGACCCGCGTCTGGTGGATGGAACTCATCGTCAACCAGGAGTTCTCAATTCAAGAGCGCATGGTGCTCTTCTGGCACGATCACTTTGCCACCCAGGCCAAAGATGTCAGACGCCCGCAGTGGATGTATCTCCAGAATTTCCTGTTCCGCAAACACGCCGTCGGCAACTTCAAAACAATCGTCGAGGGCGTCACGCGCGATCCGGCCATGATCTACTACCTCGACAGCAACTCCAACAGAGTGGGTAGGCCGAATGAAAATTACGCCCGAGAACTCATGGAATTGTTCACCATGGGCGAGGGCAGCACCTACACTGAACAAGACATCGGAGAAGCGGCTCGCGCGCTCACAGGTTGGATAGTCGTGGGCAGGCAACCCACTTTTAGAGAGAACCGATTCGACAAAGGCCAGAAGACATTCCTGGGGCAAACCGGTAACTTCAATGAGCAAGACATTATCGACATCATCTTCCAGCAAGAAATCACAGCTGAATTTATATGCGGCAAACTCTATCGCGAATTTGTCTATGAACATCCAGACAAAAACGTCGTGTCGGAACTCGCGCAAATCATGCGCGACAACAACTACGAAATCAAACCGGTTTTGAAGACATTGCTCTTAAGCCAGCACTTCTTCGATCCAGCCATCATCGGCTCCAAAATCAAAAGCCCCGTCGAACTCGTCGCCGGCACAGCGCGCAGTCTCGGTTTCAAAGCTGGCAAAGGCAGGAGCATCAGTTCCGAGTACCTCGTTTACCTCGCTCAGGTACTCGGTCAAAAACTGCTCGATCCCCCCAATGTGGCCGGATGGCCGGGATATCGGTTATGGATCAGCACGTCAACACTGCCCGAACGCCACAAAATGACCGACGAAATGGTCGATGCCAAACCGCGCAATCCCAACCGTTACACCATCATCAACCCGGATACTGTGGGATTCGTCAAGGCATTTCCCGAACCCTACGACGCGGAAAAACTCGTTCGCGACATGGGAGAATGTCTGACTGCCTTTCCAGTTGACGAATATCGCCACGGAATGTTTTTGGAAACGCTGCTCGAAGGCGCTGATGTCTATGACTGGAATCCCGACGCGATTGCAGCCCCCCGACGCATCAAGAATATTCTCAAACTCATCTTTGAATTGCCCGACTATCAACTGAATTAG
- a CDS encoding alcohol dehydrogenase catalytic domain-containing protein, with protein sequence MKASVYLGPERVELRDIAEPKPGDDEVLIKVARAGLCGTDLHVYQGHMDQRVQIPLVMGHEMCGEIVGVPKDAEFKVGDRVVVEPTVACGACAACRRGHRHICQNLDFLGIDSAGAFQAFWNAPLDRLHRVPDALDDDAGALIEPLAVAVHDVRRAKVELGDRAVVIGGGPIGILIAMAARLDGAEVVISEVNPFRLAKARALGFEVVNPLEIDLLAYTEDWTGGAGADLVFEVSGSAPGAKIMTELARVRGTIVLVGVHAEPPPVDLQRFFWRELHLVGCRVYEPIDFERAIRLAASGAVDVKALITDTLPLDDAAKGFEQMVAGGEVMKVLLDCQA encoded by the coding sequence ATGAAGGCGTCTGTTTATCTGGGACCCGAGCGGGTTGAATTGCGCGATATTGCGGAACCCAAACCGGGTGATGATGAGGTGCTCATCAAGGTGGCACGGGCGGGTTTGTGCGGCACGGATTTGCATGTTTATCAGGGGCACATGGATCAGCGGGTGCAAATTCCTCTGGTGATGGGACACGAAATGTGCGGCGAAATTGTAGGTGTTCCGAAAGATGCCGAGTTCAAAGTAGGGGATCGCGTGGTGGTTGAACCCACAGTGGCATGTGGCGCGTGTGCGGCTTGCCGACGGGGTCATCGACATATTTGTCAGAATCTGGATTTTTTGGGTATTGACTCTGCGGGGGCATTTCAGGCTTTTTGGAATGCACCTCTCGATCGCCTGCACCGCGTACCCGATGCACTGGACGACGATGCTGGCGCACTTATTGAACCGCTTGCGGTCGCTGTCCACGATGTTCGGCGTGCAAAAGTGGAATTGGGTGATCGCGCGGTTGTGATTGGCGGCGGTCCGATTGGGATACTAATTGCAATGGCGGCGCGATTGGATGGGGCCGAGGTGGTGATTTCCGAAGTGAATCCCTTTCGTTTGGCAAAGGCGAGGGCATTGGGCTTTGAGGTTGTGAATCCATTGGAAATAGATCTTCTCGCATATACAGAAGATTGGACCGGGGGCGCGGGGGCAGATCTCGTGTTTGAAGTTAGCGGCAGTGCGCCCGGCGCAAAGATTATGACCGAGTTGGCCCGGGTTCGCGGAACCATTGTGCTGGTTGGAGTACACGCTGAACCGCCGCCTGTGGATTTGCAGCGATTTTTTTGGCGGGAATTGCATCTGGTGGGGTGTCGCGTGTACGAACCCATAGATTTTGAGCGGGCAATTCGATTGGCGGCATCTGGCGCGGTTGATGTAAAAGCACTGATTACGGATACGCTGCCACTGGATGATGCGGCAAAAGGGTTTGAACAGATGGTGGCGGGTGGCGAAGTGATGAAGGTGCTTTTAGATTGTCAGGCGTGA
- a CDS encoding DUF1501 domain-containing protein gives MNRRDFMKNATRGGAGFALGGFMTRAYGRAEAVGPLAASALSETDRVLVIIRLNGGNDGLNTLVNFENDAYYQARPKIHITKQEALRLTPTQGLHPQLTGFKELYDEGQMMIMQGVGYPNPNRSHFRSTDIWLTASNSNEFLNNGWLGRYFESQTPGFPDTLPEHPLAVDIGPVLSLALLGKNGAMGIALRNPRQFVNLVERGNKIIEDGKIPTPAGYELDFIRRINFESLQYSSQVRDAADKGANRVEYPTGNSLATQLSLVARLIAGGLKSKVYLVSQGGYDTHSNQLNRHNTLMRYLNEAVTSFVQDLRQHQLQDRVLGMSISEFGRRTKENGSAGTDHGTSAPMFFFGPSVQAGIAGPQPNFGQVDRRGDFYYDHDFRHVYASVLNQWFDVSQDVVSSIFSSNTSHIPILRPPPLDLAKVDFNADGKLDFNDFLEFTQAFGTNEAKYDLDGDGNVGFGDFLKFVNAYRNR, from the coding sequence ATGAACAGACGCGACTTTATGAAAAATGCGACCCGAGGTGGTGCCGGGTTTGCACTCGGCGGTTTTATGACGCGGGCTTATGGGCGCGCCGAAGCTGTTGGTCCACTGGCCGCATCAGCCCTCAGCGAGACCGACCGCGTGCTCGTCATCATTCGCCTCAATGGCGGTAACGACGGCCTCAACACCCTGGTCAATTTTGAAAACGATGCCTATTATCAGGCGCGTCCCAAAATCCACATCACAAAACAAGAAGCCCTCAGACTCACCCCAACACAGGGTCTGCATCCCCAACTCACCGGATTCAAAGAACTCTATGACGAAGGTCAAATGATGATCATGCAGGGGGTGGGCTATCCCAATCCCAACCGGTCGCACTTCCGCTCAACCGACATCTGGTTGACCGCATCGAATTCCAATGAATTTTTGAACAACGGTTGGCTGGGGCGCTATTTTGAATCCCAGACTCCGGGCTTCCCAGACACCCTGCCAGAACATCCTCTTGCCGTTGACATCGGTCCCGTGCTTTCCCTCGCCTTATTGGGCAAAAACGGTGCCATGGGCATTGCCCTGCGCAACCCCAGGCAATTTGTCAATCTCGTGGAACGGGGCAACAAAATTATCGAAGACGGTAAAATCCCCACACCGGCAGGATATGAACTCGACTTTATCCGCCGCATCAACTTTGAATCCCTGCAATATTCCTCACAAGTCAGAGATGCTGCAGATAAAGGCGCAAACAGGGTTGAATATCCCACCGGGAATTCGCTCGCCACCCAGCTCAGTCTGGTCGCGCGGTTGATCGCAGGCGGCTTGAAATCCAAAGTGTATCTGGTCTCACAGGGCGGATACGACACACACTCCAATCAGCTCAACCGCCACAACACCCTGATGAGATATCTCAACGAAGCAGTCACGTCTTTTGTTCAGGACCTGCGGCAACACCAGTTACAAGACCGCGTGCTCGGCATGAGCATTTCGGAATTTGGTCGTCGAACAAAAGAAAACGGCAGCGCAGGCACCGATCACGGCACATCAGCGCCCATGTTCTTCTTTGGCCCATCGGTTCAGGCGGGCATTGCAGGTCCGCAACCCAACTTTGGGCAGGTTGACAGGCGCGGTGACTTTTACTACGATCACGATTTCCGCCATGTCTATGCCTCGGTGCTCAACCAGTGGTTTGACGTATCACAAGATGTTGTCTCAAGCATATTTTCATCCAATACGTCTCACATCCCCATTCTCAGACCGCCACCCCTCGATCTCGCCAAAGTTGACTTTAATGCCGACGGCAAACTCGACTTTAACGACTTTCTCGAATTTACCCAGGCTTTCGGCACCAACGAAGCCAAATACGACTTAGACGGCGATGGCAACGTTGGATTTGGCGATTTCCTGAAATTTGTCAATGCCTACCGAAACCGTTAA